Below is a genomic region from Pseudochaenichthys georgianus chromosome 13, fPseGeo1.2, whole genome shotgun sequence.
gcagtgtagggaacggtgccttgctcagggacacctcggtagcacttggtctttccaggatttgaactggtgaccttccagttaccaagccaagtccctatggacttcgccaccaccgccccttaacccgttaacagttttataaataataaatgcaattttcttttagtttttgtctatgatataacaataaatacaactttataagctatcaaatatgttttgcggctccagacaaaacaaaTTGTTGGAAAAGggggcaaaatggctcttttggtcaaaaaggttgcagacccctgatcTAACCCATTAAGGCTTCTAAATGGACCAACAATCTCACACTTAGTTAAGGAGTGTTTCTTGTTTTAGTTCTGCTCTATCTTAAACCCAAATACTGATTGTTTTGAATGTCCTGAAAATATGGACAGTCTTTAAGAGTTGAACTCACTGTCTCCAGTTCTTCCAGAGCTTCTGTTTCTCCCGTGGTGCTGCTGAAGCTGCTGGTGCTGGACGAAGAACGAGAGATGTTCGGTCTGCCGCTGCTGCCCTCTTTCAGCTTAATGAACGGCCTGTGGAGAGAAACAGAGGGGAACAGAGATGTAGAGAAGCTGACCATAAGACGAAAAAAACCAGGGACATAAGAGCAACTTTGCCTAGTTTTAGTTTTGCCATCTCCTACCTCTCTTTGTTGGGGCAGATCTCCGGTGAGCTGGGATTGGACGATGTCTCTGACCTCACTTCTTGGGAAAGCGAGCAGACCTCTGCAGTCTTTTGGTCACTGCAGACAAAagaaaacagataaataaaaacaaacacagacaTTGAGAGTGTCTATAACATACTCATAACAGACTCCATTGGagacttctttctgaagcctaTTGGAGATACCATTGTATTATCCGAGGTACAGCGGCATGTACCTAATAGCTGAGGGATTGCGGCATGTAGTGTTGTTATATCTGTGGGACCATAGTACCATAGTATGGTATGTACTATAGTTTACTATGGAAACATGTCTAATGGGAGGGATTTTTTTACTTGTAAACTTCAACACATTGATATTACTTCTTTTATTTAAGCATTCCATCTGAGTCCACCACTGAGTCCACCACTTCCTAATACCTACTGAGTCCACCTCTTCCTAATACCTACTGAGTCCACCTCTTCCTAATACCTACTGAGTCCACCTCTTCCTAATACCTCATCCCAAATGCAGTGACATTTAAAACAGTGAGACGAGCAAAACAGCAACCTGCGTGTGAGTTTGTCCGATGGGGATTCTGTGCTGGAGTGAAGACGAGGGAAGAGGCCTGAGCGCCGTTTCACCGGGCTCTTCAGAGGAGACTTGGCTGACAACACAGGAGGCTGAAGATCACAGAGTACACAATTAAGTTCTCCCTTTTGAAAAGACATAGGATAGACTCTTAATGACTAATTGACATTAAACAATTGTCCCTTAACAAATTGCATTATTCTCTGTTTGACACAGAAGCTCTCAGTGCAAGCTGTTTAAGAGACTGGCCATTGCATTATTTAAAATCACAACACAGatttactttattttcatatTACCTTAAGAATAGTAATATAGTACTTTTACACAGCACCATTTCCCACTCAATTTAAAGTGATCCTTCATCACCCATTTCCCTTCCCTTTAAGTCCTATTACTCACAGTGAAGGTGCTCTTTGTGCATTCACTTGTGCTCTGCGGCAGCCCTCCTCCACTCACGCTGGCCGGGACCCCCCCTCCTACCCCGGGGCTTCTGTGGCGGTGAGACCCCACCATGGTCTCCATAGAGTGGCTCCTGACACGCATGGCTCTctggaggaaggagaggaaaCAGAGAGTTGGAGAGGAATACACCgaaaagggggtgaaagggAACGTGGAATAGGAGTGGAAAGGTACATTAGTAACATAAAGATAGAGAATAGAAGTGAGGTTTTGTCAGTGTAATGCAACAGTAATGTTAAGTATGATTTGACGTTTAGGTTCATAGATGCTATTGTACAGAACAACCACCAGGGGTCGCAGCTCTCCAAGAATGAAGCAAAGTGAGCTGTCATGGATGAATAAAGTGTGTTGTACtacttattattgttattacttAGTATTAATTTGGCTTAATAATAACatgatttattgaaaaaaaattcaGAGAGTCCTGAAATACTGAAATAGGAAAACTGTACatattttaacattatttaaaGTCATCATTTTGCTatctaacacacacatatagtgCTTATTTCTTTGAAAgcataaacacaaacaacatCATATAAAAGAATGTTTATTAATGATATGGTGATCCTCTGTTGAATTTACAGTAATGCAGACAGGTAATACACAGCGACTGCCAGGACGGCAATGAGAACAGCAGCGCCTGGGACTGACTGCAGAAAGTGCATAGCTGTCCATAGTGCCTGTGAAGAGCAAGAGAGCCACATTGTCACattagtcacacacacacacacacacacacacacacacacacacacacacacacacacacacacacacacacacacacacacacacacacacacacacacacacacacacacacacacacacacacacacacacacacacacacacacacacacacacacacacacacacacacacacacacacacacacacacacacacacacacacacacacacacacacacacatgtatacatcacttcaggggacattacattgacttacatgcatttcctggagacttatcataaccttaaccataaccaacacatgccttacccttacccttaacctaaccctaatcctaaatctaaccaagtcttcaccctaaaattaatgattccccttatggggacctccaatttgtccccataagggaggtgagtccccacacgtgactgtgtaaacagatgtaggtccccacaagtatagtaatgctaggacacacacacacacacacacacacacacacacacacacacacacacacacacacacacacacacacacacacacacacacacacacacacacacacacacacacacacacacacacacacacacacacagagagagatggaagtaCACATTTACATGGTCCTATTAACATCAATTAGTCTTTCGTACAGTTAGTCAGCAAATGATAGAAAACAGAAGAGACAAATTAAGAAAAAAGGGATACTTTTTGTTAAAAGCACATACTGTAagtacagttgtgtttcattcgTGTTTACCCTCACACATGATTGCACAAgtctacacacacactctttgtgtCAGTATCTCGATGAATATAGAgaaaagcagcagcaacaatggtTAAGCATCTGACGTCATCTTTCAGACCTGTGACATTTAGTTCACCTGCAGCAGGAAAACCCCACTCTCCTGTGCTGTGTGATCATATACATGTCACAGAGCTGCGAGAACATTACATGCTGTCATGTATATCTCTGTGGAGGTCCATGTTCACCTTGAAGgactccagcagacccccgtgCCCCCCGTTCTCCAGCTTGTCGTCGTCTCCCGGCTGAAACAGCCCCAGTGTGGCCTGGCTCTGGCGGTGCAGCTCGTCGTGGAGGTTGTCCAGCAGCGCAGCTCGCGTTCGCCCCTGGAATcaataaaaaacacaacaaaatcatgaaaATATCGGCAAGGTGGTTATGTTGATGATAATGGAGGAGGCGGTGATTGATGGTCTACTGCGAGTGGTTGTGCGGACGTATCACTCACCTCTAGTTTGGCGAATTTGTCGGATTTGTAGCAGGCGTTTTCGGCATTGATCAGCTTCGTCAGCAGGAAGTCTCGAAACTCAGGACCctggagagaggaagagagagagggagcaatAGTGAGGGAAGGAAAGGTGACCTATAGCCATCAGCACCATAAATTACATCCTTACCTGTCTCAAAACCTTTACTTTTTTTACTTGTTTTAATtaagatatttaaataaactaTCTCTAATGGAAGAAGTAGCCCactcagatcctttacttaTAAAAGTTACGAaacaatgtaaataaatagatcATTACTACACAAAAGTCTGCAATCAATGTCATATTTCAGCTAAATATGCATAAAGTATGACAATTACTGATACTGAGTCAAATAGAAGTATAATTTCTAGAATGCTAACCTAAGCGTGGTAGTTAAGTACGCTTGAGTTATGTGGTGGTTAaagtattaataataataataataataataataatgcattacattttttttattagagcgcttttacaggtgctcaaagcgctttacaattacacagacattacacatattagaaATCAGAGTCAAGGAGAAGAAGTCAAAGCCATTTTTGTTATAATACGTTATTTTTCCATCATGTTTAAATCCAAGTGATGTCTTAAGTCGTTATTGTTAACAACACAAAGGGTATTTTTGAATTTGTCAAGTCTATTCTCACCTTCCTAAAGACAGCTGGGTTGGGAAGAGGCGGTCCAAAAGGAGGCACATCCTCCCTCGCTGTAACAGACACCTGTtgacataaaacaaataatagaAACACGTTATTAGCATGAATGGCAGGAGGCCTCATGTTTCAAGCTGGGAGGATGTAACGTCTGAGGAAATTGCAAGGGAAAATTGATTTATTCTTCACTTTGTTGTgcttaaacatttatttatgttgttttATGACAAGCACCCAGCTGACAAGGACCACTGGCAGTTTCAAAACACTCTTCACACAATGTTTGATCTTCTACAGTTATTAAAGAGCGACCCAGAATAGGAGTTATGTCTTCTACCATGCAGGCCTGGTGTGTACCTTGTAGGTCGTGTGCTCGGTGCAGGGGTTCTCCACCTGCACCAGCACATAAGAATGCAGGAAATTTGAGGCGATCATGTCTGGAACAAACGGTGTGGAATCTTCCTGGAAGACTGCAGCCACAATGTCATTTCCTATGTGCCTTTTCCTCTGGAGCTAAAGATTTAGAGGGGAAAAGTTAAAAGATTACAAGTTGGTTTTATGGCTGTGTGGTTTATAGGTAACATTTAAATCAATAGTAAGAGTTTTTTACGACACATGCTGTTAACCAATAACAAACACAGGATGTACAAGAGGCTTTTATTTGCTTCAGTTCAAATAACTTGTAAACCTCTGATTTACATTTAACCACAGCTTACATAATGGCAATGCAGCAAGAAGAACCGCATGACATATTGCTAATATCTGACTGGTTTAAAATCTTGCAGTTATATCTAGCGATATTAAAGCCATAATTTACCTGCTGCACATCTCCCTCAGTGAAGGGAAGCTTGGTTGACACATGGAACATGATCTCTCTCTGTCTGAAGACGGTGTAGACGGATTCAGTGCCTGTTTGTCCGTGAGATACATCCAGCCCGCCGCGGAACCTGGCATTATCAAAGCACATGTGTCATTGTATCTTTGTGACCTCCAGCATTTAGTAATAGGATAAGATTACATGTTATGTGTTGTAAATATCTGTTTCATCACATTTGGTGCCTAACAAGCCCCAAAGCCACGCACAAGTGTTGGCCATAATGTGTTCTTCTCCTTTACAGTGAAGTAACAAGCGTAACACAATAGAGAAAAGCCTGCCAGGCTAGTATACAAAGTTCTGATCACGTGTCAATGTCGCACTTTCTTTTCTCTAATTTTTTTCCCCTTAGCATTTTATCCTGGTTGCATGCTAAAGCCAAACCAGCAGGACAAATGTCTCCAAGGTTACTGCAGATGAACCCTGCTATTCTGCTATAATCCTCCTTTTATTCCAtaatgttattgcacatatacATTTTGTACTTTTCTATTCATTGCTACCTCCTTTATAACTGCACAGATCTGTCACATTGCATTCTGATATACAGTAATGCACATATCTGCGTTCTTAGAGTACATTGTCATTTTCTTATTGTAGTTAGTTTTAGTATAATTATATTTCtagcaaacatttatttttcaattttttatttatatttttgtaaatactaatatatgtgtttgttttttaaaataattaaattactCTTATTGTATTTTAAATGCACCATACTGTATACACCAAAGCAATACTTTTTTACACAAAATATCGGATTATCATTCTGATTGCAATGCACTTTAAAAAGGCCTACATTATTTTTCGtaatttcttttttctttttctggtCTCCCAAATCCCACCTGttaccctgagcctgtttttcaggtctcaggctcgaaaatcacattcccagaacaaatgagcataacttcacttctaaaaggggtaaattcaTAATAatgttctcaaagcaatgataaacctgtgagttggatgtagaaaagtcagaatcaatatagattttttttattttaaagtaaattcagattgaacatagtaaaaaaatgtaaattatagtgtccgtccaaaaaaaacacattacttacagtgaaaaccaccctttaatgatgggatagtagacacaAAGCTgcaggaatccaaactataacatataataagtaccctgtatcaagattgatgcaaaacaagtgaaatgtgacctttttagagagatttagaaaaagaaacCCCACTTCAGGGgtaatttgggtggatttgccatatctctggcccctctctgtcgattttgatgattgacacctcttttgaaccgttagagccaatagaatcgatcttaaatccatctaaacatttccattgaggagtgagagtgatgtGCACGCAGTTTTCCCAAAACCCGGAAGCTGGGTTGTAGCTCTAATAGCAGCTAATGTGAAATCTCCGTTTTTGACAAAAATGGAATGATGGATTTTATCAGTaataatttcaaagtgacacagacacattggattaaccttcagcagcgttttatcgttgtaatgccattgaacacaacttttgatcagaaaaacagcaaaggtaagacatatttGCCGTTTTGGCTCAGTAAAACTACGCCGTGTGTTGTCTGGGTTTTGCCTGAGCTGCCGcaagttttgatcgcacagtgatgatacttatacctctagaatctgtggaatcttaGCTTTATtctgatatcttgtttgtgcagatccgataagtaataaagtattgctaccgtgagttctgtgctaagtgcgttagcatttcttcgctcagggctaattcagaggctcggcgttagagttgtgttttgtttcggtaaaaatggttcacatcctcagttagctgagtttcttcccgttaagtgggtatgacactttaataggttgttaaatgttaagcagccctcagacgctgtttatTGCAGATGTTGCGTTTTTGCCAAACAGGTTAAATTCTCtttgcttttttttctttttctttattaaatcaCATGTTAGTCCTCTCTTACCCTTTAAAGTCCTGAAGTTCAATAGTGTCGCCCAGAGTGCTGAGAAACTCCTTGAAAGCTGGCGTCTCCTCATTGTTCCCAAACAACATTTCCTCTGATGTCTGAGGGAAGTAATCATTATGTAATTGAGAAACAGAAAACAGGGCGAACTAAATATAAACAATGTCTAAGATCAAATAATGTGTGCGAGTTAAACTGCTCACCTGTCCAAACTTCTGGTAGACGACTCCAAATTTGAAGGTGTTGTTCACCTCGTGTTCATCATAAGCCACTATCAAATGGGATCCCTgcacaaaaacaaatatttctTACTAACAGTTCTCCCCATGGTTATCTAACTTGTTACATATATTCTTCGTGCTGTCGTAATAAGGAAAACTAGTTTTTTCAAGTTCTAAAACATGTCTCGAGGCAGGTTTATTTGGGCCCGTGTTACAGGCTGACATGCAACAAACTGCTCCAGCCCTCAGAGAAGGCTCTCAGCGACACAGATGGGTTATTTTTCCTCTCCCGGGGCCCAGGCTGAGAGCGTGCTCCATCTCACTCCTCCGCCTGGCTCACAGGAGGGCAAACAGAGCCATCATGAGCATTTTAGGAAATCGCCACCTCTTCAATCATTTTTGAATAATTGACTTACTGAACAGGCCAGATGTTAGAGCAGTGGGGGGCTTATGAGGGGAACATGTGATAAGTTGCGTGCTATATTTGAGGTTGAGAGGGCTAAGGTCACAAGTTAATGATGGCGTTGGAATAGGAACAGGTGTCTGAGgtaaccttcaaaataaaaacccaGGCCCTTAGTAAAGTGTATGACACATTTATAGAGGTGAAAAATATATAGAAAATAAGGAAGGTATAAAGACGTGGGAGATGTTATTTAATGTCGCATTAGCACTTGCGACCCTTCAGTGCACCTTTGTCACTGCGCAGAATGCTTGAATAACTCATTGATAACAGGCTAAATGAGCTGAGGGCAGACTATTAAGAATGAGTTTGCACTGTGGGAGTTTAGGATGAACTTACCCTAGGGTACAGAACCGGGTTAAACTTCAGCCCCGTGGCATCGTCACACAGAAGctaaaagaagaaaaatatatcactttatttgactggcATCATATGAGAAAAATATCATTAGAGTTAAAGTACTGAAAGTAAACACTGTACAGGCCATTGAGGTAATGCACAACATCTCACAGGCAATCAATCAATTATTAAAACATCACATAGTTAATatcttttaaatatattaaatgtatcTCTTGACATTTAAAAATCACAATATGTTTGCTCAATGAAAATCTTTGACCACATTGCATATCCCTGAGTGGATCATGAAATCACAAGTCAGAGTAAACATCTCCAAATGTAAAATGGGAAGCATGGATGATAATTACTGTTGGAGGATTGCAGAAAAAGCAACCATGTTTCTATTTGTTCTTATTTAATGTGTGAATGTTTTTCTGTCTTTTGGAAGTGAGTAATCAAAAGTATGCTGTTTgctatgagagagagagatctcacgGTTTGCATTACCAAACGAGAACTTGCATTTCCCCTGGCAGGCTTTACGGTCTCTAAATAATTGATCTCTTTCATTAAAATATAGGTATTGCTTCTTTTGTATCTCATTGTGCAGAATAGCAGTTACCAAGGTAAGTGTGTTGATGTTTGGCTTCATGTTTTAAAGGTTTCCAAATTAAGAAATAGTAAATATTCCTAACTTTTTTATTCTGCCTTATTTATTGGTTTGTCTTATTTCACTGGTATTATCAACCATCCTGTTTGTTTTGATTGTTTTCTTTCATCCTCTTATTCTCAAATTATTGAATTTATTTATTGCTGTTATATTTTGTCCTGTGTTGCAATAAAAGGTAGGAAACAttgtgaaattatttatttatgagaTCATTAAGATGCCGTAAAGATGTCCTTCTTCACCTCCTTTGTTTCCCCTTAAGAGTCGACCAGACTTCATTCATCATATCCAAAGTATGTTTCGATGTTCCTCTGAATACATGGAGggtgtagagcaggggtctcaaactcaaggcccgggggccaaatccggcccgcgacttcattttatgtggccccgcaagagcttgcatagaatataatacgtttattatacggttacatgccactttacagaagcacgttgcccataaacgatatgtcccacaatgcatctcattttgtgacatgcgcactgaagagacttgcaattatttgccctggacttctgttttcagacgtagttaattactaagttattatcctatcccataataatccaattcagaggcaataatgtaatataatacattattttatatatatatattatatatttatatagttacaaccggccctttgagtgcaacctttatgcgaatgtggcccgcgatgaaattgagtttgacacccctggtgtagAGGGTTTATGGAGATTTGCTATTTTTAAACCGTGTGTATTTTTAAACTGTCTTACCTTTGCAATCTGCGGTACACTAGGGAGCTGGTTGATTCCTGCTAAAGAGATCCGATCATGGACGGTTTTGATCCTCGACCTGCAACAGACCAAGAACAGAAGCTAGTCAGATTGTTCAGAGATGTGTTTATGCAATGATGTGACATTAGGAAAAACCTATGATCATCGTGAGTTTAGTGTAATCAGATAAAAAGGACAGCTCGTGATAGGCAGATTGATACACAATGAAGAGGAGCCCCCACAATGCTAATCTAAAAAACACTTCATTGTTTTCCTTTTGATTGAAATGTCACCAACTGTGATAATGTCAGGAAAGCTGTCCCCTAAAGGGCCACACATCTGCTCAGAGTTAATCATGATCATGTGCATGTCAAGAAAAGAGAAAGGAGACAAGTAAGACCCAACACATTTCaaacaagagagagagagttcatttttctttacaGCCATGCTACCTCTGTGGCTCGGTGCACGGCAATGTCGCTATTCAGTTTCAAAATTGGTCCACCACTTCTGTCTCGACAACTCTAGGACCGATGGCCATTAAATGAAGCCTCTTGACAAGAACTCACTTTACAATTATGATCCTGTAAGGATAATTAGATGTTCCTTCTACCTTTCATCTACAGGTAAAAACTTTGGTTTTTATATCAAAATAACTAAATGCTAATAACCTATTAAGAAGCTTTAGCTGTTTTGTCTGAATTTGTATTACTAATTAgcagtggtggaatgtaactGAGTAATGTACTAACTGTATAATATGTTGGTACTTGTACTATAATTGAGTATATAtgtattgtatgtatttatCTCAAAGCCCTGCTGTGCTTCCTGTATGTATACTGCACAATCTCAGAGAGCGACTAGCATAGTCATGGTATAATCTCAGTTAAAGTAGAATAGAATAAAAACGTAACAAATCAGAGAACAAGAAGAGCAGACACGTTAAAGACAGACTTTCAAAGTCATAAAGCAAGAGAAACGTGGATTTTACTGAAAAGGGTGAGTATGTCACATGAAATGCATTGAGTCAAGATATAGCTCTGACAATTCATCCCCCTCATTACCTGAGCATGATGCGCAGGAACTCCTGTCCCTCAGCCTCCTCGTGTTTCAGAGACATGATGAGGTGTCCTATGCTGCTGCCGGTGCAGTAATAATTCATGTGTTCCTGGATGCATGCGAGAGAAAGAGTGTGTTAGGTCAAACACAACAGAATACTGCCTCTGCTTCGTACATAGTAGAACCTGACATTGATACACACTCACTCACCTTGCCTAGGAAGTGCTTGCGGTAGGCGCGAGCTGTGCTGTTGCACTCCAGGCGGTAGCTGTGCCCTCCTGCGGGGCTCATGCCCTCTGCTccgtcctcctcctcacagAAACTGGACTCTGAGGAGGAGGGAGTCCCTACTGCTGCCTCCACATCTTCAATCCAGTAACCCCCAAACTGAGGTAGGATCACCTGGGGGTACGGACCACCTTTCCCCAGGACCTAGGACAGAAGGGCAGGAGGGAGGAAGATAAAAGCAAAAATATAGTCAAACATAAGAGCTCTCGGAAGCAAGCAGAGTTCTCCAGAATAATACCCTCATATGTTATCCTTGTTAAGCatgcaataatgtaatagtacttcaaatgtattatctatTATCAGAAACACTTCTAGCTAGTGGATACACATGAGATGGGTGTAAATGAGTGTATAAAGCGAGTGAGAAATGACTCACATCTTCTATCCGTGGGTAGGGGATATAGTCATCCTGTCAAatagaggacacacacacacacacattgttaaAGGGACTCATTTTAACACAATTAAACCACGACCACCACATAATATACAGCTGCGAGCACAGTCACAAACACAGAAAGGTAACACAACATTTTATGCCAAAATGAACTCTGAGGAGATGATGCAACAGCCTGAAATGCACagtcatcagccagcatcaaTGAGGGCGTGTCACCCCCTGATGATGTTGGAGGTGTTTTGATTCAGTAGCCTATGGGGTTAGGAGCTGCTATAGCCTGTAGTTGTTTGGTAGTCTGCTAGCGTAGCACAGCTCGGGTGTATGACCTCTAAATAGTGCTGAGGCCCGCCCGCAGCACTAAGGGCGCAGCGCTACGGAGAGCCACTCATTTATATTCTGCATCAGCAGGAGTCAGGAAACTGGCAGTCCAGAGAGGATCAATTGACAGTTGGAGTTCATTCAACTTATAATCAATCAAATCAGGACACTATTGATGTTGTACTTTAAAAGCCTGGAGAAAAATGTGAAAAGCATTCACAGTGGGGGGGTCGGATTCCTTCAAAGGCTGACAGATGAGACAAGAACAACCACAGAGCAAATCAGGAGGCATGATGAAGCAGCGGGAGGAAAACATGCAGAGATGTGTGCTAGTGTCTCTGGTCACACCTTCCATCTTTTGGCCTCTTCAGCTTTAGGGACCTTATTAGTGTCCGAACGCAGCATGAGGATGGAAAAGCACAAGGGTCAAAAAGAGAAAGTTTGATTTATATTTTTGCAATATAAACTGTCCCTGAATATCTTGTTCTCAGACCTCACTGTGTCTGTTGCCAGACAAATTAATGAGGCATACATGCTAATTTACTTTTCtccatgcacgcacacacacgcacgcacaccccccccccccccccacacacacacacacacccccccccctctgaatCCAGCTCCCAGACATGCTTTGTATTTCCTCTCCTCGGGTGTCCTTTTTTTGGGGACACACCAGAACTTAGACATGAACTGAGACAGCAGagttttgtatttatatttatagtTATTCAAATATGAAA
It encodes:
- the rap1gap2a gene encoding rap1 GTPase-activating protein 2a isoform X3, giving the protein MSQTGGRIHNKKAGIRAAVILIGLLHKSRKAKEKEREKEREKEESEGKQELLNITNVPLGECPPSPPRTAPPSIKSAEFFDMLERMQDDYIPYPRIEDVLGKGGPYPQVILPQFGGYWIEDVEAAVGTPSSSESSFCEEEDGAEGMSPAGGHSYRLECNSTARAYRKHFLGKEHMNYYCTGSSIGHLIMSLKHEEAEGQEFLRIMLRSRIKTVHDRISLAGINQLPSVPQIAKLLCDDATGLKFNPVLYPRGSHLIVAYDEHEVNNTFKFGVVYQKFGQTSEEMLFGNNEETPAFKEFLSTLGDTIELQDFKGFRGGLDVSHGQTGTESVYTVFRQREIMFHVSTKLPFTEGDVQQLQRKRHIGNDIVAAVFQEDSTPFVPDMIASNFLHSYVLVQVENPCTEHTTYKVSVTAREDVPPFGPPLPNPAVFRKGPEFRDFLLTKLINAENACYKSDKFAKLEGRTRAALLDNLHDELHRQSQATLGLFQPGDDDKLENGGHGGLLESFKRAMRVRSHSMETMVGSHRHRSPGVGGGVPASVSGGGLPQSTSECTKSTFTPPVLSAKSPLKSPVKRRSGLFPRLHSSTESPSDKLTRSDQKTAEVCSLSQEVRSETSSNPSSPEICPNKERPFIKLKEGSSGRPNISRSSSSTSSFSSTTGETEALEELETANHPSIASSSAFSPSLSVDSQASGTPVIMCRSPTADVKSKTSPRSNLKFRFDKMSQSSTTSE
- the rap1gap2a gene encoding rap1 GTPase-activating protein 2a isoform X5; amino-acid sequence: MLRRRRSVSFGGFGWIDKSTLSGLRARKQELLNITNVPLGECPPSPPRTAPPSIKSAEFFDMLERMQVPKAEEAKRWKDDYIPYPRIEDVLGKGGPYPQVILPQFGGYWIEDVEAAVGTPSSSESSFCEEEDGAEGMSPAGGHSYRLECNSTARAYRKHFLGKEHMNYYCTGSSIGHLIMSLKHEEAEGQEFLRIMLRSRIKTVHDRISLAGINQLPSVPQIAKLLCDDATGLKFNPVLYPRGSHLIVAYDEHEVNNTFKFGVVYQKFGQTSEEMLFGNNEETPAFKEFLSTLGDTIELQDFKGFRGGLDVSHGQTGTESVYTVFRQREIMFHVSTKLPFTEGDVQQLQRKRHIGNDIVAAVFQEDSTPFVPDMIASNFLHSYVLVQVENPCTEHTTYKVSVTAREDVPPFGPPLPNPAVFRKGPEFRDFLLTKLINAENACYKSDKFAKLEGRTRAALLDNLHDELHRQSQATLGLFQPGDDDKLENGGHGGLLESFKRAMRVRSHSMETMVGSHRHRSPGVGGGVPASVSGGGLPQSTSECTKSTFTPPVLSAKSPLKSPVKRRSGLFPRLHSSTESPSDKLTRSDQKTAEVCSLSQEVRSETSSNPSSPEICPNKERPFIKLKEGSSGRPNISRSSSSTSSFSSTTGETEALEELETANHPSIASSSAFSPSLSVDSQASGTPVIMCRSPTADVKSKTSPRSNLKFRFDKMSQSSTTSE
- the rap1gap2a gene encoding rap1 GTPase-activating protein 2a isoform X7: MLRRRRSVSFGGFGWKQELLNITNVPLGECPPSPPRTAPPSIKSAEFFDMLERMQVPKAEEAKRWKDDYIPYPRIEDVLGKGGPYPQVILPQFGGYWIEDVEAAVGTPSSSESSFCEEEDGAEGMSPAGGHSYRLECNSTARAYRKHFLGKEHMNYYCTGSSIGHLIMSLKHEEAEGQEFLRIMLRSRIKTVHDRISLAGINQLPSVPQIAKLLCDDATGLKFNPVLYPRGSHLIVAYDEHEVNNTFKFGVVYQKFGQTSEEMLFGNNEETPAFKEFLSTLGDTIELQDFKGFRGGLDVSHGQTGTESVYTVFRQREIMFHVSTKLPFTEGDVQQLQRKRHIGNDIVAAVFQEDSTPFVPDMIASNFLHSYVLVQVENPCTEHTTYKVSVTAREDVPPFGPPLPNPAVFRKGPEFRDFLLTKLINAENACYKSDKFAKLEGRTRAALLDNLHDELHRQSQATLGLFQPGDDDKLENGGHGGLLESFKRAMRVRSHSMETMVGSHRHRSPGVGGGVPASVSGGGLPQSTSECTKSTFTPPVLSAKSPLKSPVKRRSGLFPRLHSSTESPSDKLTRSDQKTAEVCSLSQEVRSETSSNPSSPEICPNKERPFIKLKEGSSGRPNISRSSSSTSSFSSTTGETEALEELETANHPSIASSSAFSPSLSVDSQASGTPVIMCRSPTADVKSKTSPRSNLKFRFDKMSQSSTTSE
- the rap1gap2a gene encoding rap1 GTPase-activating protein 2a isoform X6 encodes the protein MFTPACKGSAGEPRIDKSTLSGLRARKQELLNITNVPLGECPPSPPRTAPPSIKSAEFFDMLERMQVPKAEEAKRWKDDYIPYPRIEDVLGKGGPYPQVILPQFGGYWIEDVEAAVGTPSSSESSFCEEEDGAEGMSPAGGHSYRLECNSTARAYRKHFLGKEHMNYYCTGSSIGHLIMSLKHEEAEGQEFLRIMLRSRIKTVHDRISLAGINQLPSVPQIAKLLCDDATGLKFNPVLYPRGSHLIVAYDEHEVNNTFKFGVVYQKFGQTSEEMLFGNNEETPAFKEFLSTLGDTIELQDFKGFRGGLDVSHGQTGTESVYTVFRQREIMFHVSTKLPFTEGDVQQLQRKRHIGNDIVAAVFQEDSTPFVPDMIASNFLHSYVLVQVENPCTEHTTYKVSVTAREDVPPFGPPLPNPAVFRKGPEFRDFLLTKLINAENACYKSDKFAKLEGRTRAALLDNLHDELHRQSQATLGLFQPGDDDKLENGGHGGLLESFKRAMRVRSHSMETMVGSHRHRSPGVGGGVPASVSGGGLPQSTSECTKSTFTPPVLSAKSPLKSPVKRRSGLFPRLHSSTESPSDKLTRSDQKTAEVCSLSQEVRSETSSNPSSPEICPNKERPFIKLKEGSSGRPNISRSSSSTSSFSSTTGETEALEELETANHPSIASSSAFSPSLSVDSQASGTPVIMCRSPTADVKSKTSPRSNLKFRFDKMSQSSTTSE